The DNA region taatcacATTACCGTCAGGTGGGATCCTAAGATTTAAAAACACTCTCCTACCTCCACAGAAGTAAAGCCTCCTGACTCCgtaacaacacaacaacaccGCGACAGAAAGTCTTTGGACTGGACAAGTGTTATGAGGCAACCCAGTACTGAGTGAAAGTACGCAAAaacagagaggaggagaggagcaaGAGGAGGGGGCAGGAGGGATGAAACGTCTGTTTAAGAGAGAAACAAGTAACGGGTGGGACGTGGTCTGCATGCAGTTATCGGGGCATTTTCTCGGATCCGCTGTGCTAGCTGTGGAATTAGGACGAGTTTGAAGACATTTGGAAAAGACCCCATTTTACACGGCTTTTTAGGTAGGTTActgctgggggtggggggtggggggtgaggggTACAGCGGCTGGTCGTAAAACTGAAGGGGTCGCCTGGAGAATGAAGACGCAGGGCGAAACATGTACGCGATTTTCAGATTATATCACAATCCCCGTGACTTTCCCTCACAACAAATACACAACCCGCAGCCCGAACTTACTGGAAACCTGCACAGAGTAAACAGATCATGAACCACATTCTCTTCATCCACTGCTGCCTTATCAGATTGTTTGTTGTCTGGCAGAACGTTAGAAATGTCGAAATGCTTGCTATACTTACAGCAGTTACTCTTCTGGGATTGATTTTGGAATTGGTCAGGGATGGCACTACGACACAGCAATAGCATTTGTGAGGTACATGTGTTAAACTGATGATTAGTCTGGGATAACAAACTCCACTCCAAAGATAAAGTATGacgctccatcactccagagaatgcagttgcTAGGAGGTCttacacccctctagcccacgCTTGGCATTAGTCATGGTCACCTGGAGCTAATATGAAGTTGTTCTGGAGCATTCTTATTTAATGCTTTTCTTACGTATTTGGATATACAAACTGTGTGTATACATTTAAACATCTGTAGGCTTTAGCTGAAATCACTACATTTCAGGGGTGTCTCACAAACATTTTTTCGCGGTGTAATTAAAAACACGCATCTCCTAAAATAGTCACTTTACAGGAGAGGGAAAAAATTTttaaactttcaatggaagtgaatgtaaaaagattttatttcatgtcattttggagcatttcaattggtttattcatcattaaatttaaggaTTTAAGGATAGCTGCTGGCTTAAAAATGATGTAGGAAaccaaaaatcaacaaaaaacagATACAAGGTTTTAATTTGACAGCAACAATTTGTAAatagggtgtgttctccctgtgtccatgtgggtttcctccaggtgctccggtttcctcccacagtccaaaaacacacgttggtaggtggattggcgactcaaaagtgtccgtaggtgtgagtgaatgtgtgagtgtgtgttgccctctgaaagactggcgccccctccagggtgtattcccgccttgcgcccaataattccaggtaggctctggacccatagcgaccctgaacaggataagggttacagaaaatggatgaatgaatttgtaAATATTGGTTTTGTGGGGTCTGTGGCTCTCTGGGGATTTGGGGGCGCAGCCATGCAAAGTTATTCCAATAAAGTGCGAGAATAAATTGTTTATTATGTTGTATATTGTGGTAGTTAATTGCTTTTGTCTAGTTTTTGTCTGTAATTAGATTTGTTCGGTTGTTATGTTTCAGAGGTACCCCTCACCGCACCCCAGTCTTTTACTTGAGGTTTAAGCACTAGTCggggtttctctctctgtctctccatcttaAAGTCTTGTTAGAAGTTCGTATTCAATAAAAACCATGTAGCTTCAAATGGCTGCCAATGACTATATattccttgtgtctgcatggtgtcagaagtgggatcTTGTGGGTTGAATTCAAGCTGCTCCTCAGCAGATGTCGAGACAAATGCATATGAGGGTACCAAACATTAAGTTTCCCTCAACAAGGCAGGGACAGTCTTAAGAATAAAGGTGCTGCTTAAGGTTTTTAGAGTGATGaaatagaagaaccatttttggtttAATAAAGAACCATCTTAGAAAAGAAGCTGTGAAGAATCTAAATGGATTAaatctttaaaaggttcttcacacacaaacacatacatctCTTTATCAtctctttaacacacacacagtgtgatatATATGTAGCTTACTTCAATGAGCTCTCTCCATCTCATGTGGTCCTTAGCAGCATGTTGTGCTTCTCCCCATGACAGGTTCATCTTTTGAAGCTCATGTACCACAGTTCTACGCCAGGTGTTTTTGTGTCTTCCAGGTTTTCTTTTTCCAGGTGGTGTCCATCTCAAGGCAACTCTCGGTATGAAGTTTTGCTCCATCCTTAACACATGTCCAAACCTTCTTAAGCGTCTTAATGAACCGTCTACCATGCTTTGAATGCTGGTTTTCTTGTTTAGTTGTTAGGCTGTACTATTGTACTGTTTGCTGTAATGTcttagagagcgagagagagagagagagagagagagagagagagagagagagctgtccaGTTGTCTCTTCCAGCCATGTGACATCAGCAAAACATGGCTTTCCAAGTTGGGGTAGGTCTGCATCACCATCATGTTTTCCTCAGTGAGTAGACACACTTAGCCACGTGCCTTTTTCCATGCCACTGCCCTTTTAACTGCCGTTTTACCACTTGTTAATGGTGCGTGCAGTTGCAGTTCCGTCTAGGAAACCTGCATCACCAGGCTGGATTTCCTAGTGGTGCTGTGGGCTGTGGGGAGAAATCTTTATCTGAGAGATAAGTATGCCCTCTTTTCACAATGTTGAAAGATAGCTGGCAGCGATGGCTTGTAGAGGTTCTGGATTGTGCCCTCTTCCACCCATGGGTACATTTGCAAGCCAAGGAGCAATGGAGATGTCAGAGGTGTGTGGTCCCAGGTCCAAGATGGGGCTAGGAGAGTAGTAACATACTTTATTCAGTGGCTCAGCAGGCACAAGCACAAATCATGAACAGTTGTTTGTCGTCACAGAACTCTGACACATCCTCCCATCTTTGTTTGGAGTAACGTGCACATTGTGGACTTATCACACATTGCTAAATCCATTTCAGGATCATGGTACATTGCTGATCTAGATTGTGAAATTCAAGGAGACAGAAGATCATACAGCAAGGTGGATTGGccgaaacattttaaaatgtggtaAAAACTATTGTGTCTCAATGGGGAACATGGCGCAGCCTTCAGTTAGGCTAAAGAATTATGAGGTCGCAGTCCGGGTGCAGGAGATTCCCCCAGAGAGTTGTGTGACTTGGTACAGTACTCCTCCCAATTACTGAAAGTTTATGCTGCTGTTATTTCTACTTTTCATGAGAATCACCACCTTTGTTGATCCATTATTGGCGGAAAAAACATAAATGGGTTTtaacttaataaataaaaatacatgtgggtggtacggtggcacagcaggtagtgtcactgtcacacacacaggatcCTGGTGTGTTGTCCGTGTCGGACAAGTTTTTAATTTGAGAGCAACAATTTGTAAatacacggtggtgcagcaggaagtgtcgcagtcacacagctccagggacctggaggttgtgggttcgattcccactccgggtgactgtctgtgaggagttgctgtgttctccctgtgtctgcatgggtttcctccaggtgctctggtttcctctcacagtccaaaaacacacattggtaagtggatgactcaaaaagtgtcaataggtgtgagtgaatatgtgagtgtgttgctcTGCGAacgactggcaccccctccagggcatGTTCCCACTTTGCACCTAGTGATTCTTTGTTGGCTCCGGACcctccgcaaccctgaactggataagcagttgcagacaacgaatgaatgaacttgaTCTTCATATATattgcacggtggcgcagcagttaggtgtcgcagtcacacagctacaggggcctgaggttgtgggttcaattcccgctccgggtgactgtctgtgaggagtgtggtgtgttcctccgggtgactgtctgaggagtgtggtgtgttctccctgtgtctgtgtgggtttcctccgggtgctccggtttcctcccacagtccaaaaacacatgttggtaggtggattggtgactcaaaagtgtgtgtgtgtgttgccctgtgaaggactggcgccccctccagggtgtattcccgccttgcgcccaatgattccaggtaggctctggacccgccgcgaccctgagctggataagcgcttacagataatgaatgaatgaatgatatatttatCCTGACACATATTTTCTAGATTTGATAAGGAATGCCAGTATGTGATTAAATTGTAGTTCCCATGGCCTAGAAAAAGACTAGTGCAAAATCATTCACAGGAGGTGCCCTATTGAAAAAATGCCCAAAAACCTCTACAAAAAGCTACAGCAAGTTATACTTATAGCATTTAGATGTTTTTTGAAAAccaacaagcaaacaaacaaatcagcTGCTGTTCTCACACTTTTTTGACTGTTTCTAAGGACTCACATCTGCAAAAGCCAATGCATTTCCTTTGGCATGTACACTGGCTGTGTTCCAGTTCAAGTCAAATCTGTTTAATCCTCCTGTATTGAGTTTCTAATGAAATGTCAAAACAAATCGTTAATTGATTTTATTCTGAACAGTCCCTTAGTTATAAGTTTAAAATACAAAACTCTGTTTCAAATGAGCTGTAAATAAGtacaatgttgtgtatgatcaaAGGTTTTAGACAAATTCTGTTATGTGAACCAAACTGCTGGTCAGGAAGTAAGTTAATCTGCCTACTATTGCTCCCTCTCCGTACTTCATTCAGCTGAAAAACCTTCTGCTCCTGTTTTTGTTGAATGTCTCTAGGCACAGAGAGAATGGCGGTCACAGTGTCAAGTGACTTGTCTGTCAATCTAAGTGAAGACAACAATGTGAAAAAATTAACGGAGAAAAGGGAGGACTTGAAAGAGAGCTTACGGAAAGGGGAACCCAAAATAATGGGGGTAAGGAGACCTAAAAGATTTTAAAGCATAGCtcttttttcaaatattaaCAATCATCAGGCCATTTTTCAGAAGCTCCCCAAGAATCAGATGactatttttatcatttatttcaaCTGACTCTATGTTTTACAGATGTCCCAGGTGGTGGTGGGATTTCTGATTATCTGTTATTCGATACCACTACACTCAACAATAGTTGTCAAGTTTGGTGTGCAGTGGTGGAGTGGCACTACAGTAAGACACACGCAATTCAGTCTGACCTCTAAACCTATTGTATACATTTGTAcattataatgtataataatataaagcCACATTcaccctcttttttttcttttcagtttatTATTGCAGGTGCTTTTGCTTTAGTGATGGAAAAACGCAACAGCATAAAACTGGTGAGTTAAAATTGATGAGACCTCTATCATTAGTTCACATAAAGGAGTCCTGAAAGCATTGTCCAGATCATTAGACTCACATGATATGCAGTCATTAGTAATGTGCTAAAAGAGTGTCAactatatatttacatacaacACACGCACATTGTATTAAACATATACAGTGCTGTATACATTTACAAGAAGATTTTCCACGCTTCTTGTAAAGACCTTTAAATTCGTCTTAAAATCTGGTCATTTTTTTGCCATCTAAGACACGTTCAGTACATTCTTTTCTCAGTAAAGGTTTCTTGACTGTTCTGCATTCTTTTAGATCCATACTCACAGTGGAATGATGGACAGAAGCAACTGTATTTTGTTAGAtattttgctgaaaaaaaaaaaacaaaaaaaaaaatatatatatatatatatatatatatatatatatatatagtacttatgttattatttatttccctGTGTCTTTAACTGTATATCTAATCTCCTCAGAGATTACTTGACCTTATAAAATGTATACCTTGTACTTAATAGCTTTTCTGAGTGGAAATGACTTTTGCACCGTACTGTACGTCTAGACAATATTTAATTGCTTAAAGTAATAGTATAGAGTGAAATAATCCTATTCTATTTGTGGGCCATATTACCTGTCAACATACTACATTTTGCAGTATTTCATCGCACATTCAAAGACCCTACAGCATGTGCCTCGGTTCCAACACTACAACTGGGAGTTATATGTGACTTGTCATGCTTTGTCCTCCGCAGCAGAAGATAAGCTTTGTTGCCTCGTTTCCCCCCACTGTTTCCAAATAGAACGTGATTATCACCACAGCCTATTAACTCAGTATTGATGATAACAGggaataatgaaaataatgtccaactttctctttctctaggTCTTTATGTGCTTGGTGATCACAGTGTTGGCTGCTTTAGTCTCACTATTGGCACTGGCGTTGTATGCAGTTGATCTTTATGAAGACTCTGAAGTAACATGCTCGGAGAACACATATAGCTACTGCATTGACATTGAGTATGCCTATGTAAGTATAAGCCTGCCATGGCAAAAATGTAACATCAAGTTgtttacaattatttttctatacaaataaatacaataatattaaatatgaaacatTATCAAAAACTAGATCAATAGTTTTTATTcagaatacatttattataagaattataacatttattgatgatttattttacacagtttaaatttagtttaaattttAAACTAAAATTTAAGCTTACAGAAGTTCAGTTTACCTACTGTAGAATAGAACGTACTGTTCTTTAGGGAAcgcaactggactttaaaagcaatgttgaacttttaaatgtacatttacactacATTTTATGACACCAACGTACTTGTGCAGTACTTTCTTTTGAGAGTGTATTTGTAAAATACTTTATAATGAGATAAAGAGCAGAGAGtcaatgttatttatataaagGGTACTATCCAAAACGTGCTTAGCATATCATATCATATTGTGTAAATTATTTAATCATGATAAAGTTAAATATCATCAAATTGCCTACTGCactttgagaaaagtttatgtTACTGTGGTTAAACTGTACCTTAATTGGGGACGAAAACGATATCTTGACCCCAGGCTAttcatttttctctttaatATAGTTAagcaaatgaaatataaaaatgtgtccCTTTCCTTTGGGAAAGTATATGTAAGGTACATAATTAGACTTTAAAGTCATTGTTGTATCTTGTTGTATAGAgatatatttacttatttgtaTCTTGGGAAAcgtcactgtgtttgtttagtacacagatattttacatttgacaTTTTTTAACCTTGTTCTCTTCCAAGAAATTCAGCAGAGAAATGAAGTCAATGCTCACCTGCCTCATTGTGGTGGAGACTGCAGTTTCCTCTACATTCTCATACATGCTGTACAAAGAAAGAAGAAGATTTCTCAGCTACTCAGTAAGAAAAAGATCTATCTCTATACTACGTACACAGCTTTGTTTACTGTTACATATAAACCCTCTGGTACCACTTACCACTAAGACTAGACTTATACAGGTTTATAAATAGTTTACACTctatttattaatgttattattattattgtaaacacattaaaagtcactaatcatttataacacatggATAAAAAGGGTAACAGTCACTTGTTTTTTGCCACATAGAAAACCCACATCTATCTACTGTTAAACCTCGGGTCTTGCAGAATCAGTcaacattaaccctgtcagcttcagcaaatatttgttaagtttaaccatttaaccaccaagtTGAATCAGTGAATCATGATATAgtgttcttttttaaacatgtgGTGATTATGTGGTTtgtaaatgactaaattcatATTCTCAGGGCttagcttattctttaccttgacattttcagtaagttctctgacaccttcagtatttaaaaacaataaaaagattCTAAACCATTTGTAAAGCTTTTTAAATTTAGTCCTATTTTCAAGTGGTACCAACTCTCttatatgaattaataaaagtttaaatgtGGAACGGGGATTTAACTTCAGTGTTGCTGCAGGTTTGTTGTAGTTTCGATCTTCAGGTCATTGAAAGGTTCATGTACTGATACAGACTGGCTTTAGTCAATCTTTAATGTGGTCTGACCTCAGTAATGGACAAATTCCAGGGTCCAAATAcattgttgtttaaaaaaaacatctgcaaTGCTCAGTGAGTTTTTTTTCAACGTTGAGATTTGACTTGTTGACAGCTTCTTCTCCTGACGCCTAATAATGGGAGATGGAATGTAGGCTTAATTAATACAATGTTATTAGCGCTGGGAGCATAAAACAAAGATTTAGACATGATTGGTTTTGTTTATTGACGTTCTTGAGTGCATTCATtgcctgagtgtgtgagagaacatGGTTGCCTTGATTCTTTCCAGCTGTTTCCTTTATTTAGTATTACTACTCGAGTGTTGGCTACAACTGCATGCCTAAGTTATAAGAGCTTAAAGTATCAACCCCATAATGGATTAGAgctagtaaaaataaatgagtgggtttttaaatattaaaatacttGCCTTTTTTTTCACTTATTTGATGCTGTGTAATCCACATGCGTCAGGGTCAGACTGAATttgtttcactctctctctctcttttgaagcTTGTGAATTGAAGATTTCCTTTTTTAATCACATAACCTTGATGGCTTTGGACTTCAATCAACAGGTGCCACATGTTCCTATTTCTACAAGTGTACAATACATTGCTCCAAGTATTCCTGAATATATCACTTTACAGCTTAACACGATGAACTtgtatgtttatatgtattttttaaatgtaatgttttattaaacaaGATACAGTTACTACAATGCAATTTCCATATAAATGCTGTTCAGTTTCATTTGTGAAATGAGTTCTGCCCCCGTGAGGCTTGTGGTTTTTTCATGTTTCATTGAATACACACTGAGAGCTGTGTTGTACAGGATGTTGCAGCTGGTGGCCTTTAACCTTCTGACATTCTTCCATTTGTCCCGACAGTGTCTTTCTCTTATAGTCACAGACTTTCTGAGCTTTTCTGTCTCTGCAAgagaaaacaagcaaaacaaGCTTCTGTGGTGTTTCTTGTTGGGTGCCCTACATTCATGGGTGATGATAAAAAAGCTTTGTGCAGTTTAATGGTAATCACTTACACAACTCCATTTGCTGAAGATCATCTACAAATAATGTATCACAGAAGACGCTGAGAAATGATGCATTATACAAATCATATGCATGGGGAAAAACATTGTAGGACATGtacatttttcttaaatattgtGTGAACTAATAGTGTAGGGCACATATTATTGTTTTTCAGAAATTTATCTGAATGTACTTGGACATTATATGAAGACtgtgtaattttttaaaaatcaaaatatgTTAATAAAGTCATTTAAATCCcagcttgtttttttcttttcctcatttCAGATGTTTTGTCATATTTTAAGTGCTAACACATGGGAtagagcatttttttttaaatttaatgacAAACTGTTATAAATTATTACGTAGATATTTTGGCCACTGTTTGTTATTTCTTTTCTCTGCCACATCGATTCAGTAGATGTTAGCTATGTCGACCATAAAGGCCTTTGTGGGATTTGTGAATACATGTTACAGCACCTGCATTAGCTTCACATTTGGAGAACATCTATGGAAAACTCCCCACTCCAGCTGGCCATCAAAAACATTTGAAAGAGTCAGATAAAGGAGACATGAAGAAATGGCTGATAGTCTCTTGACTGTCAAAACTTTATACATTTGACATGTTATATTTATGGACTGCAGTGGTAAATGTGAGTTTGGCCCCTTGCACTTGGCACATCAGTGCAGCAGTCCTCAGAGCTTATCATGCTTTTTCTGTCAAGTGCTCCGCTCATTAGTGACATCGGTTGTTGTTGTGCAGTGGTGCAAAAAATACTTTCATTATAGCTTCGTTTGAAGGACTTAGTTGAGTACTCTAGGGCATGGGTGAGTGCAGTTCTACAGATGCACTCTTAACAGTGCTTAGTTCAGGGATGTCAGCATTCTTCTGTTCTCAAACAATAAGCTGAGGTGGAAATCAAATGTTACGACAGGACAACGTGATATCTAAAGCCttgtgtttatttgatgttttacACTGTTAACGAATTCAGCTTCATAGGAAAAAAGAAGACCAAAATTCACATTCAAAAAACCACAACGTCTATCCACACCatttcacagaaacacgcagTGAAAAAAGTAGTGATAGCCTTTGCTTTGCTTTGCTTTGTTATTAGTCTGGAAAATCCATTGAACGGCATTCAAATGGATTCAGAGAAAGCATTGTGCAAGAAGAGAAGATTTTGGATGGTGACTCTTCCCAGAAGACATCTTTCTGCCAAAATAATTCCCAAAGCAAGTTGTAACATTATTTATGAAGAAGCAAAAAAATTTTTCAATCTTcaaacttcttttttttctcaataaaaacaaatatgtgtGGTTTGTAAATTCTTGAACAGACAGAAGCCAAAATACAATATattcagtgttttcactgaccaactggATTGTATTTTTATCTATAAATGAATAACAATTTgacacctgcaacacactcacaaaacaTGAGTGAGAAATGTTTATAACACAATAGAATAAAACATAATAGAATATCTATAGGTAGAAGATTAAGTTTGCAGACCTCTAAGTAGCTACTATGAGAACTGATATATAAGAAATCCAATAAGATATCCAATTGAATATAAGACTTATATGGGCAACCTTAGTAGTGAAGCAGATACATATCAACAGTGTCTGCCAGTAGTATAAGTGCAACACTATGTTCAAAGTAGCAGAAAAAACCTACAGTATTGTCATAAATGATGGATTTCTGTTGAACGCATTAATTACTGAGAACTGGGTTTGTTAATTACTACAGCTGTCACTTTGCTCTAGTGCATACCATTACAATATTTGGTAATAGTCACATccctgctgctggagtttttaaagccttgagtgtcactgctggatggAGAGTAGTCCACCAGCCAacaacatccagccaacagcttcCTGTGGGAAGTGCCCTTTGAATGCTGATGAAagtgtgcagcagcagatgaacTTCTGTCTTTTACATTAGATCTACAAGGTGTTTGTGAACGTTTTTACAGATCGAGCTCTGATTagtcaaacacattttcatatatttggatattgaattaaatttctttttccaaactgttaaaaaaaagcttAGTTATGCTTCATTTAGCTACACCTTCCTTACTTCATGATCTCCAGGCTTTATTGATGCAAACCACAATATCACTCCCTAACTGTATGTGAGTCAGTgaatgagttacaagccagttccatgaggtgatTCACCTCTAAAATGTCACCAAACTAAGAAACATACCTTCAACTTCAAAAGACACTAGTTAAAATCATAGATTTCAAATTATCGCTTAAGTtcactggaaaaacaaacaatccaTGGCCAAAAGTAATCAGGATGAATGCATTTTGACAGGATTTCCATGTTTGAGTGTCCcaaataatttaatgttttatttttacctaCATATCAAGTCTAGACTCGCCTGTGTTTCCAGCGAATTTTTGAATACCTGTTTTCCCTTGTCGGTTAAAGCTTCCTgcataaaccttttttttttttcactaaacAACTCAAGGTGATACAGATTAGACCCTAGACTGGAACTACAGCATCTTTAACCTCTGTAGCTCACCAGTGAGAGATCAGCATTTGTTTGTAAGTGATTTAAAATCATGGCGATCTTTTTGATTTGGTCCATAATGACAAATTTACAACCAATTTTTATGAGTTTGTGCGAGAATGGGCATCACCTTCTGGTCTCTCTGCTCGGCAGACAACTTGTGGATACGGGAATAAAGGTTAGTGaatggtttttattttaaaatcaataatTTTCCATTTTC from Hoplias malabaricus isolate fHopMal1 chromosome 8, fHopMal1.hap1, whole genome shotgun sequence includes:
- the tmem176 gene encoding transmembrane protein 176 → MAVTVSSDLSVNLSEDNNVKKLTEKREDLKESLRKGEPKIMGMSQVVVGFLIICYSIPLHSTIVVKFGVQWWSGTTFIIAGAFALVMEKRNSIKLVFMCLVITVLAALVSLLALALYAVDLYEDSEVTCSENTYSYCIDIEYAYKFSREMKSMLTCLIVVETAVSSTFSYMLYKERRRFLSYSLVN